In one Dermatophilaceae bacterium Sec6.4 genomic region, the following are encoded:
- the paaD gene encoding 1,2-phenylacetyl-CoA epoxidase subunit PaaD, which yields MISEKTATRAWRVAAQTPDPELPMLTLADLGILRDVSESLDGSIVATITPTYSGCPAIREISLDLRSRLIGAGYENVRIATQLAPAWTSDWITEEGRGKLLEAGIAPPDPARHTSGPVPLTLGLPTSAPCPRCGSTRTTQTAAFSATACRSLHRCLDCAEPFEAVKSL from the coding sequence GTGATCAGCGAAAAGACAGCTACCCGAGCCTGGCGGGTCGCCGCCCAGACCCCCGATCCAGAGTTGCCGATGCTGACCCTCGCCGACCTCGGGATCCTGCGTGATGTCAGCGAAAGCCTCGACGGGAGCATCGTTGCGACCATCACGCCGACCTATTCCGGGTGCCCGGCCATCCGCGAAATCAGCCTTGACCTACGCAGCCGTCTCATCGGCGCGGGGTATGAAAACGTCCGGATAGCAACGCAGCTCGCACCGGCATGGACCAGCGACTGGATCACTGAAGAGGGCCGGGGCAAACTGCTCGAGGCGGGCATCGCACCGCCGGACCCCGCGCGGCACACCAGCGGTCCGGTGCCGCTGACTCTGGGTCTACCGACGAGCGCGCCCTGCCCCCGCTGCGGTTCCACGCGCACCACCCAGACAGCAGCATTCAGCGCGACAGCGTGCCGATCCCTGCACCGGTGCCTGGACTGCGCCGAACCCTTCGAGGCGGTAAAATCACTGTGA
- the paaE gene encoding 1,2-phenylacetyl-CoA epoxidase subunit PaaE, with product MKTQFHTLRVASIERLTDDAAALTFAVPTDLEQEFQFAPGQSLTIRRGAERRSYSICAAAGEAPRIGVREVAGGAVSSWLVHDVRPGDELDVLAPSGRFVPDLATPAHHVLIAAGSGITPMISIARSVLESDEGSTVTLLYGNRRVDSVMFADELADCKDAHHTRMQLVHVLSREPQEVQLFGGRIDAERLTAVLTGTVDVAAVDHWWLCGPLGMVHAAQDVLRQHGVPRERVHRELFWVGDEPPEQARHEEAAQVDGAAATIVLDGRSTLVTVPPDTAVLDAAQQVRPDLPFACKGGVCGTCRARVTDGAATMRRNYALEPEEVAAGYILTCQAIPTTDTLTVDYDS from the coding sequence ATGAAGACGCAGTTCCACACTCTGCGGGTGGCCAGCATCGAGCGGCTCACCGACGACGCAGCAGCCCTGACGTTTGCGGTGCCGACCGACCTGGAGCAGGAGTTCCAGTTCGCCCCCGGCCAGAGTCTCACCATTCGTCGGGGTGCGGAACGACGGTCGTATTCGATCTGCGCCGCCGCGGGAGAAGCCCCGCGTATCGGTGTCCGCGAGGTCGCCGGTGGTGCCGTCAGTAGCTGGCTCGTACACGACGTCCGTCCGGGCGACGAACTGGACGTGCTGGCGCCGAGCGGCAGATTTGTGCCCGACCTGGCCACCCCGGCGCACCACGTGCTGATCGCCGCGGGCTCCGGGATCACGCCGATGATCTCCATTGCCCGCTCCGTCCTGGAATCCGATGAAGGCTCCACTGTGACGCTGCTGTACGGCAACCGTCGTGTCGACTCGGTGATGTTCGCGGACGAGCTCGCCGATTGCAAAGACGCTCACCACACCCGTATGCAGCTGGTCCACGTGCTCTCCCGCGAGCCACAGGAGGTGCAGCTCTTCGGCGGCCGGATCGACGCGGAAAGACTGACCGCTGTCCTGACCGGCACGGTCGATGTCGCTGCCGTCGACCATTGGTGGCTCTGCGGCCCCCTGGGGATGGTGCACGCAGCGCAGGATGTCCTGCGCCAGCACGGCGTGCCACGCGAACGCGTCCACCGGGAGCTCTTCTGGGTCGGCGACGAACCACCCGAGCAGGCCCGCCACGAAGAGGCTGCTCAGGTCGACGGCGCTGCTGCGACCATCGTGCTCGACGGCCGCAGCACGCTGGTCACCGTCCCACCGGACACCGCCGTCCTCGACGCGGCGCAGCAGGTCCGCCCCGACCTGCCTTTTGCCTGCAAAGGCGGCGTATGCGGCACCTGCCGCGCCCGGGTCACGGACGGGGCGGCGACGATGCGGCGCAACTACGCCCTGGAGCCCGAGGAGGTGGCCGCGGGATACATCCTGACCTGCCAGGCCATCCCCACCACCGACACGCTGACCGTCGATTACGACAGTTGA
- the paaA gene encoding 1,2-phenylacetyl-CoA epoxidase subunit PaaA, which translates to MSTTISNLDTPSLEHAFDATIDDDRRIEPRDWMPEAYRKTMIRQIAQHAHSEIIGMQPEGNWITRAPSLRRKAILLAKVQDEAGHGMYLYSAAETLGADRADMTQKLISGRQKYSSIFNYPTLTYADVGVIGWLVDGAAICNQVPLCRASYGPYARAMIRVCKEESFHQRQGYELLLTMMGGTDRQRAMVQEATDRYWWPSLMMFGPPDDRSPNTAQSMRWGIKRHTNDELRQRFVDMTVPQAAKLGVTLPDPDLVWNESRGRHDFGEIDWSEFDAVLKGNGPCNTQRVQHRRRAHEDGAWVREAATAYAAKAAAR; encoded by the coding sequence ATGTCGACGACGATTTCGAATCTTGATACGCCGTCGTTGGAGCACGCCTTCGACGCCACGATCGACGACGACCGTCGTATCGAGCCCCGCGACTGGATGCCCGAGGCTTACCGCAAGACGATGATCCGCCAGATCGCGCAGCACGCGCATTCGGAGATCATCGGCATGCAACCCGAGGGCAACTGGATCACCAGGGCTCCATCCCTGCGTCGCAAGGCGATTCTGCTGGCGAAGGTGCAGGATGAGGCCGGTCACGGAATGTATCTGTACAGCGCTGCAGAGACTCTCGGCGCCGACCGCGCCGATATGACACAGAAGCTGATCTCCGGTCGGCAGAAGTACTCCTCGATCTTCAACTACCCCACGCTGACCTATGCGGACGTCGGAGTCATCGGCTGGCTCGTAGACGGTGCTGCGATCTGCAACCAGGTGCCGCTGTGCCGTGCCTCCTACGGCCCGTACGCCCGCGCGATGATCCGGGTCTGCAAAGAGGAGTCCTTCCACCAGCGCCAGGGATATGAACTGCTGCTGACGATGATGGGCGGTACTGACCGCCAGCGCGCCATGGTGCAGGAGGCGACCGACCGCTACTGGTGGCCGTCGCTGATGATGTTCGGTCCGCCCGACGACCGCTCCCCCAATACCGCCCAGTCCATGCGCTGGGGGATCAAGCGGCACACCAACGACGAACTACGTCAGCGCTTCGTCGATATGACTGTGCCGCAGGCGGCAAAGCTGGGTGTGACGCTGCCCGACCCCGACCTGGTGTGGAACGAGTCACGTGGTCGTCACGACTTCGGTGAGATCGACTGGTCGGAGTTCGACGCCGTGCTGAAGGGCAACGGCCCATGCAACACCCAGCGGGTGCAGCACCGCCGCCGGGCGCATGAGGATGGTGCCTGGGTGCGCGAGGCCGCAACCGCGTACGCAGCCAAGGCCGCCGCCCGATGA
- the paaK gene encoding phenylacetate--CoA ligase PaaK: MDPADKNTADKNTLDPDSLDPVERASVDELRALQLTRLQWSVRHAYDNVPHYRAAFESVDAHPQDIRAANDLAALPFTTKADLRDNYPFGMFAVPREQVARVHASSGTTGRPTVVGYTAHDITTWASLMARSIRAGGGRAGDLIHVAYGYGLFTGGLGAHYGVEALGATVVPVSGGMTSRQVTLIRDFEPDVIMVTPSYMLVIADEMERQGLDPRESSLRVGIFGAEPWTQRLRQELEDRLDIHAVDIYGLSELMGPGVAMECVETKDGLHLWEDHFFPEIVDPVTGELLPDGEVGELVLTSLTNEAMPIIRYRTRDLTRLLPGTARPMRRIEKITGRSDDLMIVRGVNIFPTQIEELVLAIPMLTPHFQCVLTRPGRMDELVVRVEHAPGSAADRATSAGEDLSRQIKDRTGVTVQVQVLAPDSIERSVGKMRRIVDQRTL, encoded by the coding sequence ATGGACCCTGCGGACAAGAACACGGCCGACAAGAACACGCTGGACCCCGACTCACTGGATCCGGTAGAACGCGCGAGCGTCGATGAGCTGCGCGCCCTGCAGCTGACCCGGTTGCAGTGGTCGGTGCGGCATGCGTACGACAACGTTCCGCACTACCGCGCGGCGTTCGAGTCGGTCGACGCGCATCCCCAGGACATCCGTGCCGCGAACGATCTTGCGGCGCTTCCGTTCACCACCAAGGCCGATCTACGCGACAACTACCCGTTCGGCATGTTTGCGGTCCCGCGCGAGCAGGTCGCGCGGGTGCATGCGTCGTCCGGCACGACCGGCCGACCCACCGTCGTCGGGTACACCGCCCACGACATCACGACCTGGGCCTCGCTGATGGCGCGCTCGATCCGGGCCGGCGGCGGTCGCGCCGGTGACCTAATCCATGTCGCCTACGGCTACGGGCTCTTCACCGGCGGATTGGGCGCGCACTACGGCGTCGAAGCCCTCGGCGCGACGGTCGTCCCTGTATCCGGGGGTATGACGAGTCGGCAGGTCACGCTGATCCGCGACTTCGAGCCGGACGTGATCATGGTGACGCCCAGTTACATGCTGGTCATCGCCGACGAGATGGAGCGTCAGGGCCTGGACCCTCGCGAATCATCGCTGCGCGTGGGGATATTCGGTGCCGAGCCGTGGACCCAGCGACTACGCCAGGAGCTGGAGGACCGTCTCGATATCCACGCCGTCGACATCTACGGACTCTCGGAGCTGATGGGACCGGGCGTTGCGATGGAATGCGTGGAGACCAAGGACGGGCTGCACCTGTGGGAAGACCACTTCTTTCCCGAGATCGTCGATCCGGTCACCGGGGAGCTGCTGCCGGACGGCGAGGTGGGCGAGTTGGTCCTGACCTCTCTGACGAACGAAGCCATGCCGATCATCCGCTACCGCACCCGCGACCTGACCCGGCTGTTGCCCGGCACTGCCCGACCGATGCGCCGCATCGAGAAGATCACCGGACGCTCCGATGACCTGATGATCGTGCGCGGTGTCAACATCTTCCCCACCCAGATCGAGGAGCTGGTGCTCGCCATTCCGATGCTGACGCCGCATTTCCAGTGCGTACTCACCCGACCCGGTCGGATGGATGAACTCGTCGTACGCGTCGAACATGCACCGGGATCGGCGGCGGACCGGGCTACCAGCGCGGGCGAGGACCTGAGCCGACAGATCAAGGACCGCACCGGCGTCACCGTGCAGGTGCAGGTGCTCGCCCCCGATTCGATCGAGCGGTCGGTGGGCAAGATGCGCCGGATCGTGGACCAACGCACCCTCTGA
- a CDS encoding TetR/AcrR family transcriptional regulator, which translates to MNDVAGGALDAVTRRGRPGYDLDSLLSVTVEVFNERGFDATSMGDLSQRLGIAKSAIYHHVASKEVLLRLALDVALDGLEAVARESRDLNGPPVVRLEFLVRESVMLLQQRQPYVTLLLRVRGNSAVERAALDRRRALDRYAASLVREAVRDGELRDDLDPTLTARLIFGMVNSLVEWTRPASRTHTAALPDAISALVFQGLRAV; encoded by the coding sequence ATGAATGATGTAGCTGGCGGAGCGCTCGATGCTGTTACCCGTCGTGGTCGCCCGGGCTACGACCTCGACTCGCTCCTCTCGGTGACCGTCGAAGTGTTCAACGAGCGCGGGTTCGACGCGACGAGCATGGGTGACCTGTCGCAACGGCTCGGCATTGCGAAATCTGCGATCTATCACCATGTTGCAAGCAAGGAAGTGCTACTGCGGTTGGCGCTGGACGTGGCGTTGGACGGTCTGGAAGCTGTGGCGCGTGAAAGCCGCGACCTCAATGGGCCCCCGGTGGTGCGGTTGGAGTTCCTGGTCCGCGAGAGCGTCATGCTGCTACAACAGCGGCAGCCGTACGTGACGCTGCTGTTGCGGGTCCGCGGCAACAGCGCCGTCGAGCGCGCCGCGTTGGATCGGCGACGGGCACTGGACAGATATGCAGCCTCACTCGTCCGGGAGGCTGTTCGAGACGGTGAACTGCGCGATGATCTGGATCCCACCCTGACCGCCCGGTTGATATTCGGCATGGTGAACTCGCTTGTTGAGTGGACCAGACCTGCCAGCAGGACCCACACCGCAGCGCTACCGGATGCCATCAGTGCGCTCGTTTTCCAGGGGCTTCGTGCCGTTTAA
- the xylA gene encoding xylose isomerase, with protein MAFVPTREDKFSFGLWTVGWQARDLFGEATRPVLAGVEAVHKLAALGAYGITFHDDDLIPPGSSPAERDTIITKFKQALADTGMVVPMATTNLFGDPVFKDGGFTSNDRSVRRYALRKVMHNMDLAAELGAETYVFWGGREGSEVDFAKDVRAALDRYREAIDLLAQYSIDKGYGMRFAIEPKPNEPRGDILLPTIGHALAFITQLEHADMVGINPETGHEQMASLNYTHGIAQALWQGKLFHIDLNGQKGPRYDQDMVFGYGDLLQAFSTVDLLENGAPGGGPTYTADRHFDYKPLRTENMDGVWESALANMELYLALKERSQQFRADPRVQEALATAEVAELSQPTLNTEETWEMLLSDDTAAQNFDRDTAATKGYGFARIQRLAIEHLLGIHSGSTHTD; from the coding sequence ATGGCGTTCGTCCCCACCCGCGAAGACAAGTTCAGCTTCGGTCTGTGGACGGTGGGATGGCAGGCGCGCGACCTGTTCGGCGAGGCCACCCGGCCGGTGCTCGCCGGTGTCGAGGCGGTGCACAAGCTCGCCGCGTTGGGTGCCTACGGAATCACCTTCCACGACGACGATCTGATCCCGCCGGGCAGCTCGCCGGCCGAGCGGGACACCATCATCACCAAGTTCAAACAAGCACTGGCCGACACGGGCATGGTCGTGCCGATGGCAACAACGAACTTGTTCGGTGACCCCGTTTTCAAGGACGGCGGCTTCACCAGCAACGATCGCTCCGTGCGCAGGTACGCCCTGCGCAAGGTCATGCACAACATGGATCTGGCCGCCGAGCTCGGTGCCGAGACCTACGTTTTCTGGGGTGGCCGCGAGGGCTCCGAAGTGGATTTCGCAAAGGACGTCCGCGCGGCGCTGGACCGCTACCGCGAAGCCATCGACCTGCTCGCCCAGTACTCGATCGACAAGGGTTACGGGATGCGTTTCGCCATCGAGCCCAAGCCCAACGAGCCTCGGGGAGACATTCTGCTACCCACGATCGGGCATGCGCTGGCGTTCATCACCCAGCTGGAACACGCCGACATGGTCGGTATCAACCCCGAAACCGGCCATGAGCAGATGGCCAGCCTGAATTACACACATGGCATCGCCCAGGCGCTGTGGCAGGGCAAGCTGTTCCATATCGATCTCAACGGCCAAAAAGGGCCCCGCTACGACCAGGACATGGTGTTCGGTTACGGCGACCTGCTGCAGGCGTTCTCCACGGTCGACCTGCTCGAGAACGGCGCCCCTGGTGGTGGCCCGACGTACACCGCGGACCGGCACTTCGACTACAAGCCGCTGCGGACCGAAAACATGGACGGCGTGTGGGAATCCGCGCTGGCCAATATGGAGCTGTACCTCGCCCTGAAGGAACGCTCCCAGCAGTTCCGGGCCGACCCACGGGTGCAGGAAGCCCTTGCCACAGCCGAGGTCGCGGAACTGTCCCAACCGACCCTGAACACCGAGGAGACATGGGAGATGTTGCTGAGCGACGACACGGCCGCCCAGAACTTCGACCGCGACACCGCAGCCACCAAAGGCTACGGCTTCGCGCGCATCCAACGCCTGGCCATCGAACACCTGCTCGGCATCCACTCCGGATCCACCCACACTGACTAA
- a CDS encoding homoserine dehydrogenase, protein MSTPVRVALLGCGVVGSAVARRLVQHADELAARVGAPLEIVGVAVRDADRERPDSGLSKDIFTTDARELVERADVVIELMGGLEPARKLLLHAIEHGASVVTANKVLLGEDGPTLYEAAARAGVDCFYEASAGAGFPLLRPLQINLAGDDVRRVVGIVNGTTNFILDKMDRTGADLADVLREAQELGYAEADPTADVEGYDARAKAAILASLAFHTRVSTRDVYCEGIMALTAQDIAAARKMGCVIKLLAICERVETPQGPAINARVHPALVPRSHPLASVRDAFNAVFVQAELAGELMFYGRGAGGDATASSVLGDVVQAARHRVHGGRGPGESSYAAMTLQKIGRALTSYSIRLEVLDRPGVLAQVASVFGGQGVSIESMRQGVSRSDSGRATLHLVTHQATDAALSRTVDLLRGHDDVTEVTSVLRVEGV, encoded by the coding sequence GTGAGTACACCCGTGCGGGTTGCCCTGCTGGGCTGTGGAGTCGTGGGCTCGGCGGTCGCGCGTCGGCTCGTGCAGCATGCGGATGAGTTGGCTGCGCGCGTCGGTGCGCCCCTGGAGATTGTCGGCGTCGCCGTGCGTGACGCCGACCGCGAGCGGCCCGACTCCGGGCTGTCGAAGGACATCTTCACGACCGACGCCCGCGAGTTGGTCGAGCGCGCCGACGTGGTGATCGAGCTGATGGGCGGACTGGAGCCCGCGCGGAAGTTGCTGCTGCACGCGATCGAGCACGGCGCCAGCGTTGTGACCGCCAACAAGGTGCTGCTCGGTGAGGACGGCCCGACCCTCTACGAGGCAGCCGCGCGCGCCGGCGTCGACTGTTTCTACGAAGCATCGGCCGGTGCCGGTTTCCCGCTGCTTCGCCCCCTGCAGATCAACCTCGCAGGCGACGACGTACGTCGGGTGGTAGGCATCGTCAACGGCACCACCAACTTCATCCTGGACAAGATGGACCGCACCGGCGCTGACCTGGCTGACGTGCTACGTGAGGCCCAGGAGCTGGGGTACGCCGAGGCGGACCCCACGGCCGACGTCGAGGGTTACGACGCGCGCGCCAAGGCCGCGATCCTGGCCTCGCTCGCTTTCCACACCCGGGTGTCCACGCGAGATGTGTATTGCGAAGGCATCATGGCGCTCACCGCCCAGGACATCGCGGCGGCCCGCAAAATGGGGTGCGTCATCAAACTGCTCGCCATCTGCGAGCGCGTGGAGACGCCCCAGGGCCCGGCGATCAACGCGCGCGTCCACCCCGCCCTGGTGCCCCGCTCGCATCCCCTCGCATCGGTGCGCGACGCGTTCAACGCGGTCTTCGTGCAGGCCGAACTGGCCGGTGAATTGATGTTCTACGGGCGCGGCGCGGGTGGCGACGCCACCGCGTCGTCCGTTCTGGGCGACGTGGTGCAGGCCGCCCGCCACCGGGTGCACGGTGGCCGTGGACCCGGCGAATCATCCTATGCGGCAATGACATTGCAGAAGATCGGGCGAGCTCTGACGAGCTACTCGATTCGGTTGGAAGTCCTGGACCGGCCGGGAGTCCTGGCCCAGGTGGCCAGTGTCTTCGGCGGGCAGGGCGTCTCGATCGAGAGCATGCGACAGGGAGTGTCCCGGTCGGACTCCGGCCGAGCGACCCTGCACCTAGTCACCCACCAAGCCACGGATGCTGCCCTGTCGCGGACCGTGGACCTGTTGCGCGGGCACGACGATGTCACCGAGGTGACCTCCGTGTTGCGAGTCGAAGGAGTCTGA
- the paaB gene encoding 1,2-phenylacetyl-CoA epoxidase subunit PaaB, whose translation MEGIPVEPSPAAVRSDWPLYEVFLRGKRGLNHVHVGSLHAADATMALHHARDLYTRRNEGVSIWVAASADITASSPAEKDPFFAPSGDKVYRHPTFYDIPADVPHM comes from the coding sequence ATGGAGGGCATACCCGTCGAACCGTCGCCTGCGGCGGTGCGCTCGGACTGGCCGCTCTACGAAGTGTTCCTACGCGGCAAGCGCGGGCTGAACCACGTCCACGTCGGCTCCCTGCACGCTGCCGACGCCACGATGGCGCTGCACCACGCGCGCGATCTCTACACCCGGCGTAACGAGGGTGTCAGCATCTGGGTGGCCGCGTCCGCCGACATCACCGCATCCAGCCCCGCCGAGAAGGACCCGTTCTTCGCGCCGTCGGGTGACAAGGTGTACCGCCACCCCACCTTCTACGACATCCCGGCCGACGTGCCGCACATGTGA
- the paaC gene encoding 1,2-phenylacetyl-CoA epoxidase subunit PaaC yields MTKTTDHAATDHAAGDHLYEGLADEHFGDERWAFGTGFTNALEGIDTTIPDNVDADALADYCLMLGDDALVMSHRLQEWVTRLPELEEETAVANIALDLLGQARMLLARAGTVLGRTEDDLAFFRDAQDFRNVRLVEPVDDDFAQLVTRLMVFSTWRLALLERVRDVADPVLGAIAAKGVKELTYHRDYAAGWVLRLGDGTQVSQRRMTVAVERVWPLIPELWRHCGAQDALGITAPRQPVLDVLADVFGQATLTLPTDPRELGAVDGRTGRDGIHTEALGYLLAELQSVARADPEATW; encoded by the coding sequence ATGACAAAAACCACCGACCACGCAGCCACCGACCATGCTGCCGGCGACCACCTCTACGAAGGCCTTGCCGACGAACACTTCGGCGACGAACGTTGGGCTTTCGGCACCGGTTTCACGAACGCCCTCGAAGGCATCGACACCACGATTCCTGACAACGTCGACGCCGATGCACTCGCCGATTACTGCCTGATGCTCGGCGACGATGCGCTCGTCATGTCCCACCGCCTGCAGGAGTGGGTGACCCGGCTGCCGGAGCTGGAGGAGGAGACCGCCGTCGCCAATATCGCGCTGGACCTGCTGGGTCAGGCCCGGATGCTGCTGGCCCGCGCAGGCACCGTTCTCGGCCGTACCGAGGACGACCTCGCATTCTTCCGCGACGCCCAGGACTTCCGCAACGTCCGCCTCGTGGAGCCGGTCGACGACGACTTCGCCCAACTGGTCACCCGCCTGATGGTGTTCAGCACGTGGCGGCTGGCCCTGCTGGAGCGGGTCCGCGATGTCGCCGACCCTGTTCTGGGCGCCATCGCGGCCAAGGGTGTGAAGGAGCTGACCTACCACCGGGACTACGCCGCCGGCTGGGTGCTGCGCCTCGGCGACGGCACCCAGGTGTCCCAGCGACGGATGACGGTCGCTGTGGAACGGGTCTGGCCGCTCATCCCCGAGCTGTGGAGACACTGCGGGGCGCAGGACGCACTCGGCATCACGGCTCCACGGCAGCCGGTGCTCGACGTGCTCGCCGACGTCTTCGGGCAGGCCACGCTCACTCTCCCCACAGACCCCCGCGAGCTGGGCGCGGTCGACGGCCGCACCGGTCGGGACGGCATTCATACCGAAGCCCTGGGCTATCTCCTCGCCGAGCTGCAGAGCGTCGCGCGGGCCGACCCGGAGGCCACCTGGTGA
- the lysA gene encoding diaminopimelate decarboxylase: MTEQTHTTGQTDRAPQPAESSGPASAARGRILDRVFPANTCTLNDGAIAIAGHDLRDIARKWGTPAYLLDEADIRSRAREFRSAFTLAFEAIGTGVDVYYAGKAFLCTAMARLVHEEGLLLDVCSGGELAVALRAEVPGDRMAMHGNNKSAVEIGQALDAGIGRIIVDSFEEIERVAAAARERRVVTQVMLRVKTGVEAHTHEFIATAHEDQKFGFSLTEEQGSGNDGGDREVSQVSEAVRRVLAAPDALRLLGFHSHIGSQIFESDGFAEAAERLIALQLAVAAEHGVQLPELDLGGGFGIAYLPTDSPLRPEAMARQLAEIVARACAAADTPVPRISFEPGRAIIGPAGVTLYEVGTVKPVRVNDDLVRSYVAVDGGMSDNPRPVLYDADYTCVLANRASSETAQQTRVVGKHCESGDIVVRDMQLSDDVRAGDLLVVPATGAYCRSLASQYNHIPRPPVLAMREGMVSVWLRRETMDDLFALEGE; this comes from the coding sequence ATGACTGAGCAGACACATACGACTGGGCAGACAGACCGCGCGCCGCAGCCCGCCGAGTCCAGCGGCCCCGCGTCCGCCGCGCGCGGGCGCATCCTGGACCGCGTTTTCCCCGCCAACACGTGCACGCTGAACGATGGTGCCATCGCGATCGCGGGGCACGACCTACGCGATATCGCCCGCAAGTGGGGCACCCCTGCATACCTGCTGGACGAAGCTGATATTCGCAGTCGGGCGCGGGAGTTCCGCTCCGCGTTCACGCTGGCATTCGAAGCCATCGGCACCGGTGTCGACGTCTACTACGCCGGCAAGGCTTTCCTCTGCACGGCGATGGCGAGACTGGTCCACGAGGAGGGCCTGCTCCTGGACGTGTGCTCGGGTGGCGAGTTGGCGGTCGCGCTGCGAGCCGAGGTTCCCGGTGACCGGATGGCGATGCACGGCAACAACAAATCGGCTGTGGAGATCGGCCAGGCGCTGGACGCAGGCATCGGCCGGATCATTGTGGACTCGTTCGAGGAGATCGAGCGGGTCGCCGCGGCCGCCCGTGAGCGCCGCGTCGTCACTCAGGTCATGCTCCGGGTCAAGACAGGCGTCGAAGCCCACACCCACGAGTTCATCGCCACGGCACACGAGGACCAGAAGTTCGGCTTCAGCCTTACCGAGGAGCAAGGCAGTGGGAACGACGGCGGGGACAGGGAGGTGAGCCAGGTCAGTGAGGCCGTACGACGCGTGCTTGCCGCCCCGGATGCGTTGCGGCTGCTCGGTTTCCACTCCCACATCGGAAGTCAGATCTTCGAGTCCGACGGTTTTGCCGAAGCCGCCGAGCGGTTGATCGCCCTGCAGTTGGCCGTTGCCGCCGAGCACGGGGTGCAGCTGCCGGAGCTCGACCTCGGTGGAGGTTTCGGCATTGCCTACCTGCCCACCGACAGTCCGCTACGCCCGGAGGCGATGGCGCGGCAGCTGGCGGAAATCGTGGCACGCGCGTGCGCTGCAGCAGACACACCGGTGCCGAGGATCTCCTTCGAGCCAGGTCGCGCGATCATCGGTCCGGCGGGTGTGACGCTCTACGAGGTCGGCACGGTCAAACCTGTGCGGGTCAACGACGATCTGGTCCGCAGCTACGTCGCCGTCGACGGCGGGATGAGCGACAACCCGCGTCCTGTGTTGTACGACGCCGACTACACGTGCGTTCTGGCCAACCGCGCCAGCAGCGAGACCGCGCAACAGACCCGCGTGGTGGGAAAGCACTGCGAGAGCGGTGACATCGTCGTCCGGGACATGCAGCTGTCCGACGACGTGCGCGCCGGCGACCTGCTCGTCGTGCCGGCGACCGGGGCCTACTGCCGTTCGCTGGCCAGCCAGTACAACCACATCCCGCGCCCTCCGGTGCTCGCCATGCGTGAGGGAATGGTCAGTGTGTGGTTGCGACGCGAGACCATGGACGATCTGTTCGCTCTGGAAGGTGAATGA
- a CDS encoding hemolysin family protein yields MNLWLSVLFLLGNAFFVGAEFSVMAARRSQLEPMAAAGSKRARASLQALEQVSSLLACAQLGITICSVLLGAVAEDAIHHLIAGPLESVGIPSAASDVIALVIALLIVAYLHVVLGEMVPKNLAIAGPDRAALALAPALLAVTRVLGPVIWLVEAISKWIVRRLGVEPKSEMTSTFSAEEVELIVQESHRGGLLQERQQQRVQGALEFSDRCAADVAVPLAELETVSVGITPAQLERLVATTGFSRYPVRDLGGVIAGYLHLKDVLYARDEAYDEPVPPKRIRKLATVGRADDVEDVLLTMQRSGSHVARVVDDVGTVLGLVFLEDVLEELVGEVDDATQRPVARRR; encoded by the coding sequence GGCCGCACGGCGCTCGCAGCTGGAGCCGATGGCGGCAGCGGGGTCCAAGCGTGCGCGCGCCAGCCTGCAGGCACTGGAACAGGTGTCCTCGTTGCTCGCCTGCGCGCAGTTGGGGATAACGATCTGCTCGGTGCTGCTGGGAGCCGTCGCCGAGGACGCCATCCACCATCTGATCGCAGGTCCGCTGGAATCCGTGGGCATCCCCAGTGCCGCCTCCGATGTGATCGCACTGGTGATCGCGTTGCTGATCGTTGCCTACCTGCATGTGGTGCTGGGGGAGATGGTGCCCAAGAACCTCGCCATCGCCGGTCCCGACCGCGCGGCGCTCGCGCTCGCGCCGGCCCTGCTGGCGGTGACCCGGGTCTTGGGGCCGGTGATCTGGCTCGTCGAAGCAATCTCCAAGTGGATCGTGCGACGGCTCGGAGTGGAGCCCAAGAGTGAGATGACCTCGACCTTCTCCGCCGAAGAGGTCGAGCTGATCGTGCAGGAGTCGCACCGCGGGGGCCTGCTGCAGGAGCGTCAGCAGCAGCGTGTCCAGGGGGCGTTGGAGTTCAGTGACCGGTGCGCGGCGGACGTTGCTGTACCTCTGGCCGAGCTGGAGACGGTGTCCGTCGGCATTACGCCCGCTCAACTGGAACGGCTGGTGGCCACCACGGGTTTCTCGCGCTACCCGGTGCGGGATCTGGGCGGTGTGATCGCGGGCTACCTGCATCTGAAGGATGTGCTGTATGCGCGCGACGAGGCCTATGACGAGCCGGTGCCGCCCAAGCGGATCCGCAAGCTGGCCACAGTGGGGCGGGCCGACGACGTTGAAGACGTCCTGCTGACCATGCAGCGCAGCGGCAGCCACGTGGCGCGGGTGGTGGACGATGTCGGCACCGTGCTCGGTCTGGTGTTCCTGGAGGACGTGCTGGAAGAACTCGTCGGCGAAGTCGACGACGCGACGCAACGTCCGGTCGCCCGCCGCCGCTGA